A stretch of Fulvia fulva chromosome 4, complete sequence DNA encodes these proteins:
- a CDS encoding ATP-dependent RNA helicase DED1, translating into MADQLNMNGLSLQDSQHAPQNGPGPQQNGFGAGRSAYIPPHMRGSARGPAPGPGPAPNGLDGANGYPTPGQANGYGGPPPPGGRGAGGPPGANWGATQSFTPRGNWDNSPQLPRGFDRNAYGAPGGGSGGASGGGRGHSGAGDGQWRDGKHVPGPANQRLERELFGVVNDPSKQQTGINFEKYDDIPVEASGQGVPEPVTTFTNPPLDDHLISNIELAGYKQPTPVQKYSIPIVMGGRDLMACAQTGSGKTGGFLFPILSQAYQNGPSGNAPAQSGFGRQRKAYPTSLILAPTRELVSQIYDEARKFSYRSWVRPCVVYGGADIGSQLRQIERGCDLLVATPGRLVDLIERGRISLANIKYLVLDEADRMLDMGFEPQIRRIVEGEDMPPTDGRQTLMFSATFPRDIQMLARDFLREYIFLSVGRVGSTSENITQKIEYVEDIDKRSVLLDILHTHGAGLTLIFVETKRMADSLSDYLINQGFPATSIHGDRTQRERERALEMFRTGRCPILVATAVAARGLDIPNVKHVVNYDLPTDIDDYVHRIGRTGRAGNTGVSTAFFNRGNRGVVRDLIDLLKEANQEVPGFLESIAREGSGFGGGGRGGGRSGGGRGRGSSAMKDVRTYGGGQRPAYGGGMMGGGGMGGGGGYGMGGGGYGGGMGGGMGGGSYGNPSGPSGPNSWW; encoded by the exons ATGGCCGATCAACTGAACATGAACGGTCTGTCCCTCCAGGACTCCCAGCACGCCCCACAGAATGGCCCAGGCCCACAGCAGAACGGCTTTGGCGCTGGTCGCTCCGCCTACATCCCACCACACATGAGAGGCTCAGCTCGTGGTCCAGCACCAGGACCGGGCCCAGCTCCCAACGGCCTTGACGGCGCAAACGGCTACCCAACTCCAGGCCAGGCAAA CGGCTACGGAGGTCCACCACCACCAGGCGGTCGTGGCGCTGGCGGCCCACCAGGCGCCAACTGGGGCGCTACACAGTCCTTCACCCCTCGCGGCAACTGGGACAACTCTCCCCAACTTCCTCGCGGCTTCGATCGTAACGCATACGGCGCACCAGGCGGCGGCAGCGGAGGTGCCAGCGGCGGCGGTCGTGGCCACAGCGGCGCAGGAGACGGACAGTGGAGGGACGGCAAGCATGTGCCAGGTCCAGCCAACCAGCGTCTCGAGCGCGAGTTGTTTGGTGTCGTCAACGACCCAAGCAAGCAACAGACGGGCATCAACTTTGAGaaatacgacgacatcccAGTCGAGGCATCCGGTCAGGGTGTGCCAGAGCCCGTCACCACCTTCACCAACCCACCTCTCGACGACCACCTCATCAGCAACATCGAGCTTGCCGGCTACAAGCAGCCAACACCTGTGCAGAAGTACTCCATTCCAATCGTCATGGGCGGTCGCGATCTCATGGCTTGTGCTCAGACCGGTTCAGGAAAGACTGGTGGTTTCCTCTTCCCAATCCTCTCTCAGGCATACCAGAACGGCCCAAGCGGCAACGCCCCAGCGCAGTCTGGCTTCGGTCGTCAACGCAAGGCTTACCCAACCTCGCTCATCCTCGCACCAACCCGTGAGCTTGTTTCTCAGATCTACGACGAGGCACGCAAGTTCTCCTACCGTTCATGGGTGCGCCCATGTGTCGTCTACGGTGGTGCCGACATCGGCTCCCAGCTTCGCCAGATCGAGCGCGGCTGCGACTTGCTCGTCGCTACTCCTGGCCGTCTTGTCGACCTGATCGAGCGAGGCAGAATCTCACTTGCTAACATCAAGTACCTTGTTCTCGATGAGGCTGACCGCATGCTTGACATGGGTTTCGAGCCACAGATCCGCCGCATCGTCGAGGGTGAGGACATGCCACCCACTGACGGCCGCCAGACACTCATGTTTTCGGCCACCTTCCCACGCGATATCCAGATGCTCGCTCGCGACTTCCTTCGAGAGTATATCTTCCTTTCGGTTGGACGTGTCGGTTCGACCTCTGAGAACATCACCCAGAAGATCGAGTATGTCGAGGACATCGACAAGCGCAGCGTGCTTCTCGATATTTTGCACACCCACGGCGCTGGTCTTACCCTGATCTTCGTCGAGACCAAGCGTATGGCTGACTCGCTCTCCGACTATCTTATCAACCAGGGCTTCCCAGCCACCTCCATCCACGGTGACCGCACCCAGCGTGAGCGTGAGCGTGCTCTGGAGATGTTCCGCACTGGTCGCTGCCCGATCCTTGTCGCCACTGCTGTCGCGGCTCGTGGTCTCGATATTCCCAACGTCAAGCACGTTGTGAACTACGATCTGCCAACCGACATTGACGACTACGTCCACCGTATCGGTCGTACTGGTCGTGCTGGAAACACTGGTGTCTCCACCGCCTTCTTCAACCGTGGCAACCGCGGTGTTGTTCGTGACCTCATCGACTTGCTCAAGGAGGCCAACCAGGAAGTGCCCGGCTTCCTCGAGTCCATCGCTCGCGAGGGCTCAGGATTCGGCGGAGGAGGCCGTGGTGGAGGTCGCTCAGGTGGCGGTCGTGGCCGTGGCTCATCTGCCATGAAGGATGTCCGTACCTATGGTGGCGGTCAGCGTCCAGCCTACGGCGGCGGCATGATGGGTGGCGGCGGCATGGGTGGTGGTGGAGGCTACGGCATGGGTGGTGGAGGCTACGGCGGCGGTATGGGTGGTGGCATGGGCGGCGGCAGCTACGGCAACCCAAGCGGACCATCTGGACCAAACAGCTGGTGGTAA
- a CDS encoding Norsolorinic acid reductase B, producing the protein MDSDQTSSSDTKMHYRQLAPTASVRVSPLCLGAMNFGEAHKARYGECSKETAFSIMDYFYSQGGNFLDTANGYQAGESEQWVGEWMKSRDNRNEIVRATKYSTGYMNHEKDKIQANYGGNSTKSMKVSVAASLRKLQTSYIDILYIHWWDYSTSIPELMHSLNDLVVSGQVLYLGVSDTPAWVVSKANQYARDHGLRQFVIYQGMWNAAMRDFERDIIPMCRDEGMALAPYGTLGQGSFQTEEGRKQREKDNEGRKFSAKAVPYAEVSKVLEKLAKAKKRPIADIALAYVLQKTPYMFPIVGGRKLEHIQGNVAALKPFDAGFPHTFLSGTLFDDSQKPVAAQGPEDVFLTKWQGEIDWVERPRPIKPSGQ; encoded by the exons ATGGACTCTGACCAGACCTCATCCTCAGACACAAAGATGCACTACCGACAACTCGCCCCGACAGCATCAGTGCGTGTCTCCCCGCTGTGCCTGGGAGCCATGAACTTTGGCGAAGCCCACAAAGCTCGCTATGGCGAATGCAGCAAAGAGACCGCATTCTCCATCATGGACTACTTTTATTCGCAAGGTGGCAACTTCCTTGATACGGCAAATGGGTACCAAGCGGGAGAGTCCGAGCAATGGGTCGGCGAATGGATGAAATCGAGAGACAACAGGAACGAGATCGTGCGTGCAACGAAGTACTCCACCGGCTACATGAACCACGAGAAAGACAAGATCCAGGCCAACTATGGCGGCAATTCGACGAAGAGTATGAAAGTCTCGGTCGCAGCTTCTTTGAGAAAGCTTCAGACAAGCTACATCGACATTCTCTACATCCACTGGTGGGACTACTCAACCTCAATCCCAGAACTCATGCACAGTTTAAATGACCTCGTCGTCTCTGGCCAAGTCCTCTACCTGGGCGTGTCGGACACCCCAGCCTGGGTCGTATCCAAAGCGAACCAATACGCCCGCGACCACGGACTTCGCCAATTTGTCATCTACCAAGGCATGTGGAACGCCGCCATGCGCGACTTCGAGCGCGACATCATCCCTATGTGCCGAGACGAAGGCATGGCACTAGCCCCCTACGGCACTCTCGGTCAAGGCTCCTTTCAAACCGAGGAGGGCCGCAAGCAGCGCGAGAAAGACAACGAGGGTAGAAAATTCAGCGCCAAAGCAGTCCCGTACGCTGAAGTCTCGAAAGTGCTCGAAAAGCTAGCAAAGGCGAAGAAAAGACCCATCGCGGACATCGCTCTAGCATACGTTCTGCAGAAGACGCCGTACATGTTCCCGATTGTCGGCGGGAGGAAACTGGAGCACATTCAGGGCAATGTTGCCGCACTCAAG CCTTTCGATGCTGGGTTTCCACACACGTTCCTCAGCGGTACGCTTTTCGATGACAGTCAGAAACCAGTCGCGGCGCAGGGACCGGAAGATGTGTTCTTGACGAAGTGGCAGGGTGAGATTGATTGGGTGGAGAGGCCGAGGCCGATTAAGCCAAGTGGGCAGTGA